From Halomicrobium salinisoli, the proteins below share one genomic window:
- a CDS encoding ABC transporter substrate-binding protein — protein sequence MAEQSDNDGYDSAISRRKLLAVAGASGTAAIAGCSGDSSDGAESTDTTTTTTTSTGDSIQVHDAAYTASFTGNPNDLHFNSASRQNYSWPAGRCVFAPFMKYSFTEGEFLMGALEDIEINTDDQEAVLTFRDDLQWDDGDPVTTEDIDVKFQLAEKTETALMGYIDDWEVVDEQTIRLDLAGPTNPEVLKYSLATQRVDRKRDIHDRFLDADATEFLQWEWDGEETDVVSSAMWSFDSKGRQAFTFERNEDFYKAENVNFSEFVIESFGGNNAQHQALMSADNVDGAFSLFVPPEIVDQFPDHVEEIMTPSKWGYGMVFNHANEHYGKRPVRQAIAHAINRSQLVENAGPRTKFTPQVPCGIMPEDQEPWLGDWMSDFEDYGPESSNTDRAAELMQEAGYARNGDGFWEDDSGNVVGGEYHSPAGWTDWTTMSQTVVSQLQDFGFDLSVSTKPVNNWFSTYSDSNFALGSFPWSPGQARSAFPYFPMRYQLQANDIAGGHNYREKAQSEQTIPARGGGEMTITPLEEVEKIPSQPDRESARPYVQRVAWHNNIELPMLGLESSFSQTFTTTDDWTVASEGDPDRGVNRAQHWQVHEGKLQHKN from the coding sequence ATGGCAGAACAAAGTGACAACGATGGGTACGATAGCGCCATCAGTCGACGGAAACTACTGGCCGTCGCCGGCGCGTCCGGGACGGCAGCCATCGCTGGGTGTAGCGGTGACTCCAGCGACGGTGCCGAGTCCACGGACACCACCACCACCACCACTACCTCCACGGGCGATTCGATTCAGGTCCACGACGCGGCGTACACGGCGTCCTTCACCGGGAACCCGAACGATCTCCACTTCAATTCGGCATCGCGGCAGAACTACAGCTGGCCGGCCGGCCGCTGCGTGTTCGCTCCGTTCATGAAGTACTCGTTTACCGAAGGCGAGTTCCTCATGGGAGCGCTCGAGGACATCGAAATCAACACCGACGATCAGGAAGCGGTCCTCACCTTCCGCGACGACTTGCAGTGGGACGACGGCGACCCGGTGACGACCGAGGACATCGACGTCAAGTTCCAGCTCGCGGAAAAGACGGAGACGGCCCTGATGGGGTACATCGACGACTGGGAGGTCGTGGACGAGCAGACGATCCGGCTCGACCTCGCTGGGCCGACCAACCCCGAAGTACTGAAGTACAGCCTGGCCACCCAGCGCGTCGACCGGAAGCGCGACATTCACGACCGGTTTCTGGACGCGGATGCCACGGAATTCCTGCAGTGGGAGTGGGACGGCGAAGAGACGGACGTCGTCTCCAGCGCGATGTGGTCGTTCGACTCCAAAGGCCGCCAGGCGTTCACCTTCGAGCGGAACGAGGACTTCTACAAGGCGGAGAACGTCAACTTCAGCGAGTTCGTGATCGAATCCTTCGGTGGCAACAACGCACAGCACCAGGCGCTCATGTCGGCCGATAACGTCGACGGTGCGTTCAGTCTGTTCGTCCCGCCGGAGATCGTCGACCAGTTCCCGGACCACGTCGAGGAGATCATGACCCCGTCCAAGTGGGGGTACGGGATGGTGTTCAACCACGCCAACGAGCACTACGGCAAACGGCCGGTCCGCCAGGCGATCGCCCACGCCATCAACCGTTCACAGCTGGTCGAAAACGCCGGTCCCAGGACGAAGTTCACACCGCAGGTCCCCTGTGGCATCATGCCCGAGGATCAGGAACCGTGGCTCGGGGACTGGATGAGTGACTTCGAGGATTACGGTCCGGAGTCCAGCAACACCGACCGCGCGGCCGAACTCATGCAGGAGGCCGGCTACGCACGGAACGGGGACGGGTTCTGGGAGGACGACTCCGGGAACGTCGTCGGCGGCGAGTATCATTCGCCGGCCGGATGGACGGACTGGACGACGATGAGTCAGACGGTCGTCAGCCAGCTTCAGGACTTCGGCTTCGACCTCAGCGTATCGACGAAACCGGTCAACAACTGGTTCTCCACGTACTCGGACAGCAACTTCGCACTCGGTTCGTTCCCGTGGAGCCCGGGACAGGCCCGCTCGGCGTTCCCGTACTTCCCGATGCGCTACCAGCTGCAGGCGAACGACATCGCCGGTGGGCACAACTACCGGGAGAAGGCCCAGTCCGAGCAGACTATCCCTGCCCGCGGTGGCGGCGAGATGACGATCACGCCCCTGGAAGAGGTCGAAAAGATCCCCAGCCAGCCTGACCGGGAGTCCGCCCGGCCGTACGTCCAGCGGGTCGCGTGGCACAACAACATCGAGCTACCGATGCTCGGCCTGGAATCGTCGTTCTCACAGACGTTCACCACGACCGACGACTGGACGGTCGCCTCCGAAGGCGATCCCGACAGGGGCGTCAACCGCGCCCAGCACTGGCAGGTCCACGAGGGGAAGCTCCAGCACAAGAACTAG